The following nucleotide sequence is from Miscanthus floridulus cultivar M001 unplaced genomic scaffold, ASM1932011v1 os_2532_1_2, whole genome shotgun sequence.
cggcgttgcacaacagatacaaggtgctcggggactagctgtgggggtatgaccccggatacccacggcagactacatgggctacgtccccaggggtggcccagcccataagacgaagccttgcggagcacggcGCTGTTCGGCGcgccccgcaagacaccgggaagatatcctgaagatactacgagatctgttaggatacgttcgatcctatgatttctgtaatctgttattaatttccggttatcttctagatctagccgacttgtaaccctgtcccccagactatataaggtggacaGGGAGCCCTCAATAGATCTagctgacttgtaaccctgtctcccagactatataaggtggacaGGGAGCCCTCAAAACACAGACAATATCATAcgaagccaatacaaaccaacagaccacaggagtagggtattacgttacgctgacggcccgaacctgtctaactcttgtgtctctgttgccttcgtgttctcgattacacgcatctctgccgatcaatctacttttatgggatacccctcgaaggactaacGACGATATTATATCGATAGCGAGCATTAATCCAAACTCGGGCCACGAATGTTCCTTGCTTCTGCATTACTACAAGCATAAATCCAAAAGCTGAGCAAGTGTTCCATTCCTCCAGCCTAAAACTGCTTTCTGCCAGCGCTGCACTGAAACAAGCGATGGTACATATTCCAGGCCAAAGACGGACTGCAGGCAGCACACACAGTAGCCACCATGGCATCATCCCGGGCGGCACCCCCTGGCGACGCAGAGGCGGCGCCGCTGCTTGCGGCCACCGGTGACGGCGCGCAGCATGCGGCACCCACGACGACGACCGTCATCGGCAAGGCCCTTAACAGCACCGCCGACCTCGCGAAGCACCTTCCCACGGGCGCCGTGCTCGCCTTCGCGGTGCTGTCGCCGTCCTTCACCGCGGACGGCACCTGCAACGCCGCGAACCGCGCGCTGACGGGCTGCCTCATCGGCGCCTGCGCACTCTGCTGCTTCGTCCTCTGCTTCACCGACAGCTACCGCGACGCCGCCACGGGCGCGCTGCGGTACGGCTTCGTCACGCCCAGCGGCCGCCTGATCCCCATCGACGGAGGCAGCTCCGGCTCtgggtcgccgccgccgctggacgACAGGTACAGGCTCACCGTGCGCGACGTCATGCACGGGCTGCTGTCGTTCGCGGTGTTCCTGGCCGTGGCCATAGTGGACCGCGACGTGGTGGCGTGCTTCTACCCCGTCGAGTCCGCGTCCACCAGGCAGCTGCTGGCCGCCGTGCCCGTGGCGGCCGGCGCCGCGGGGAGCTTCCTCTTCGCCATGTTCCCGTCCACGCGGCGCGGGATCGGCTTCCCCGGGGCGGCGTCCTCATCCTGACCAATGAATACATAACGGTTCGGCATCGGCTGCTGGCGGGCTGGGCCTTGTGTGCATGATTGGCATCCTTCGTCGCTCACTTTACTGACGGGCTAAGGGCCTGTTCCCATGAACCAGCTCCTAAACTTCCCCTCGTTTGGTTTGGTTGAGTAAAAGAGGTTAAAAAAGTCTAGTCAGTGTATTTGGCTCTGTAAAGTGGCTAAAAGATGAGACAGGCTGGCTAAAAGGTAATGTTTAGTCCCATTGAGCAGCATTTGAGTGACTAATTGGCTAAAGCCCATTTAGTGTCAAAGTATTTGGATAAAAAGTGACTAAATTTAGGAGGTTAAaagtgaaccaaacaccccctaaaccgGCTGCTTAATCACACAAACGACCGTCATGCTTGTGCATTGCCATTGGATTCCCTCACTTTACAAGTTAATTAATTACAATGCACGCAATGAACTAGTGTGGTATTTTCATCGCTTGTTTTCATAGGCTGTCGGACACGCGTTTAGTTCTGTTCGTGAATGATTTTGGTCGGTCAGATGGCCTTTCGGAACGAGGAAACTTGAAGCGCTGAGAGAAACATGATCATCAACATTCCAGAGAGGAATCGCAAACGGAACCATGTTCAACATAGTAGCAAATACAGAGACAAACCACCAGCTAAAATCATGCTTCACAAGAAGAGAGAGAACGCAAGCATATGATCAGAAACTATCACGTCTCGCCCGGCAATTGGCTGATTTGTTCACAACAAAAGTGGCTAACATAATAATTCACATCAAATATGTCAGTGCACATTGCAGAACCCCTGCACATTGGCCAACTAAGCATGTAGTTTGTTTTGA
It contains:
- the LOC136535098 gene encoding protein DMP6-like, coding for MASSRAAPPGDAEAAPLLAATGDGAQHAAPTTTTVIGKALNSTADLAKHLPTGAVLAFAVLSPSFTADGTCNAANRALTGCLIGACALCCFVLCFTDSYRDAATGALRYGFVTPSGRLIPIDGGSSGSGSPPPLDDRYRLTVRDVMHGLLSFAVFLAVAIVDRDVVACFYPVESASTRQLLAAVPVAAGAAGSFLFAMFPSTRRGIGFPGAASSS